A window of Clostridioides sp. ES-S-0010-02 genomic DNA:
TAGACATATACATCGTTTTCTGATATTATTTAAGTTGGTAGCTTTATATTAATAATGAAATACACTATAAAAGGAGTTAACTATTATGGAAAATATGGAAAAAAAAGTTTTAGTAACAGTTGGAGAAAAAGAGATAACTAATATTGATATTGAAAATGCATTAAAATCATTAGATCCTTATCAAGCAATGCAATTTAAAACTGAAGAAGGAAAAAAACATTTATTAAATGATTTAGTAAACCAAGAACTATTCTTCTTAGATGCTAAGGACGAAAAATTAGATGAAGAAGAAGTGTTTAAGTTAGAAATGAAAAAAATAGAAGCAAATGTATTAAAGCAATTTGCTATAAATAAAGTTTTATCTAGTGTTGATGTAACAGAAGATGAAAAAGTAAAATTCTTTGAAGCTAATAAGAGTTCTTTTTCTAAACCAGAAAGTGCAACTGCTAAACATATACTAGTAGATAGTGATGAAAAAGCTAAAGAAATACTTGCTCAAATAAAATCAGAAGAAATATCTTTTGAAGATGCTGCTGTTAAACATTCTTCTTGCCCATCTAAAGATATGGGTGGTGATTTAGGAACATTCGGTAGAGGACAAATGGTTCCTGAGTTTGAAGAAGCTGTATTCTCTATGGCTAAAGGTGAAGTAAGTGAACCAGTTAAAACTCAATTTGGATACCATATAATAAAGTTAGAAGACCTTCAAGAAAGTACAGAATCTACATTTGATGAAGTTAAAGATGAAGTTGAAAAAAGTTTATTATACCAAAAACAAAATGAAGTTTATGGAAATAAAATAAATTCTCTTAATGCTAAATATGGAAATCTTGTAAAATACAACGACTAATAATAAAACAACAGATAAAAAAGGCTGTCTTATCTATAATTTTTAGAAAAGACAGCTTTTATATTAAAGTTTAAGAATTTAATTTCATATTATTATTCTTTTATTACAAAGAATAGAAGTAGAAACTTGAAAAGTTTCAAAAAATTTTCTAATTATCATCTGCTAAATTTTTATATCCACGTATTATCTCATAACAATAACCTATTACATCTCTTCTTTTTATTATCCCAATAAATGTATCTTGGTCATCTATAACAGGAATAAAATTTTGATTTAAAGATTTTATTACTAAATCTTCAATATCTGCATTGATGGAAACAGGAGAATTATCCATTTTTCTATTTATATCTGTTACTGGAACATCTTCCAATCCTTTTAGGTCCAGATTTAAGTCGTTTTTTAATGTCCATAAAAAATCACCTTCTGTTATAGTTCCAATATATTTACCCTCTTTGCTTATTATTGGAATTGCAGAGTATTTGTGATATTCCATTTTTTCTAGGGCTTGCCTTATAGTGTAGTCTTCATATATATATGCTACTTCACTTTTTGGTGTTAGAAAGAATAATATGTTCATTACACTACCCACCGTTACCGAAAACTTATAAATATTATCCAATATTTATAATGTTACTTTTTTGCAGTAACTTTCTCCTTTCTCATTTTCTAAGTATTTTTTAGATACTATACGCTGTAACAAGCGTTTTTCTTTTAATAGCTTTAAATGTCTATACTTTATTAATATTTTTATATGGTCTATCAGCGTCACTTATTCTTTTTATAGAAAATTAACTAGAGGTTAATTGACTTAAACTTAGCCATAATAATTTTACTCTACACTATTAATTTTAACATATTTATCTTATTATTAATGCCTTTATTTTAATAATTTTAATTTATTTTGCAATTAATTTAGTTTACAAAAAACTGAAAAAACCGCTAAACGATTAGCGGCTTATCTGTCATATTACTAGAATACTAATATATATGAATTTTTAATTATAATCTAACTACGTTAGCAGCTTGAGGACCTTTAGCTCCATCCACTACTTCGAATTCAACACTTTGTCCTTCTTCTAATGATTTGTATCCATCTCCTGTTATAGCTGAGAAATGTACGAAAACATCTCCTTCACCTTCTACAGATATAAATCCAAATCCTTTTTCATTGTTAAACCATTTAACTACACCAGTTTTCATTAATAAATCCTCCTAAAAAAACACAATTATTTAGCTACTCTTTTCTGTAACCTTATTACTACTTTATCATATATAGCTATGTTTGTCAATTATTATTATTTTTATACATTAACAATCATTTTTTTTAATTTATAATATTAAATCATTGTTATCTTTTATACTTTATTTTTCTTTATAAATTTTTAATAGTTTATTTTTATTATATGGAATCTTATAGATTTATCACTCCAACCTAAATCCCATGGCACAAGCATTCTATCAGTATTATGACAGGTTACCAAAGGATATCCTCTTGAATCCAATCCCGTTACAGTCGAAACATGTGTTATTCTACCTTTTTTTTCATATCCTACAAAATCTCCAGGACGTAGATTATAAGCTTCTTTGTAAACATCTTCGTAAGAACCTTTAGCTATTAATGAACCTCTTCCACTATAGAGAGCATAATTTTTAAAAGCTTGCGCATTTACCCATGCTTTTGTTCCTGCTCTTTCACTATAATTCCAGATTGAATTTTTCTTAAACTTTCCACTTTCAAACATTATCTGTGATGCAAAGTTGGCACAATCTCCACCTTCTGGATTATAATCTCTATAATTTGGATTAAACTTCATACCATGTTCTTCATCTGCTGCTGCTCCACAGTATTTATGTGCATAATCTATAGCCTTCTTTTGCTCTTCTGTAAGCTGTAACTCTACAGCATTTTGTTGACCAATATAGCTTCTTATATCATCAGATTTTATATTTTCTAAATTTAAAGAATCTGCAAAAGGGTCTGTATACCACTCTTTAGTTATTACATATTGATTATCTATGATTTTTACATTTAGATAGTGATATGTACCTATTCTAAATACATTTTCTTTGTCCTTTTGATTTTCATATGAGTACTTATACTCAGTTGATACAGAACATATTATGCCATATAAGTCTTTTTCTTTTTCTTTTATTTTTTTAACTTTGACTCTTGTCTTTATGTCTTTAAACTTTACACCTTGTTTACTAGACCAATTTTCTAAATACTTCATCTTTTTTACTTCATTTTCATAAGCCCAAAGACCAAACTTTTTTTCTGTTTCATAAAGACCTTTTAAAATATTTTCATTTTTCTCTAATATTGCCTTATTTCTGTAGTCAAATAAATTTTCAAGCAATAACTTATACTGGTCTTTTACATCATCACCTTCAACAGTAGCAGATTCTATAACTTTTTCTTTCATATTTTTCATACTTAAATCATTAATTAAAAATACACCTGCTGTAGTAGCTAAAGATAAAAATACAAATGCCATTATACCTTTGATGTACTTATTTTTATTTTTCAGTATTTTCAAAGCTACACCTCCCAAATAGTACACCTTACGAATAAATTCACAAAAAAGCTATTATTATATACAATAATTTTCATATTTAATAATTCTCTATCTTATTATGTCCAATATTAAAAATTAATTGTATTGATACACTGTTTTTTTTACAAATTTTTATTTTATAATCTACTTTTTTCTTTTTTTTATAGTAATATATATGTATATAAATATTTTGATATCATTATGATTAATACATACTAATGGAGGGTTTTTTATGCAAAAAAAAGTCGCAGCAATTAATGACTTATCTGGAATAGGAAAATGTTCATTATCAGTTGCTATACCTATACTTTCAGCATTAAAGGTTCAATGTTGTCCATTTCCAACAGCTATACTTTCAAGTCAAACTGGTTATCCTGAGTTTACATTTTTAGATTGCACTGATGAGATGGTAAAATATTCAACTGTTTGGAAAAATTTAAAAGTCAACTTTGATAGTATATATAGTGGTTTTTTAGGTTCAAAACATCAAATTGAAATAGTGGCAAACTTTATAAATGATTATCCAAATGCTTTTATCGTAGTTGACCCTGTAATGGGCGATAATGGAATTATGTATCCAATCTTTACAGAAGAAATGAGACATGAAATTAAAGAATTAGTTAGACATTCAGATTTAACTACTCCTAATTTAACAGAAGCTTGTTTCTTAACTGGAAATGACTATACAAAAAAGGATTATAATAGAGATGAACTTATAAATATTGCAAAATCTGTATCTTCTTTAGGACCTAGTAAAGTTGTAATCACAGGTATATTAGAAGATGATAATATATTAAATTTAGCTTATGATAGAGATACTGACCATATATTCTTTACTTCTGTTAAATACAATAACTGTTCTTATAGTGGAACTGGAGATATATTTACATCTATACTTTGTGGTATGCTAGTGAATAACCATGACTTAGGAATAGCTGTTAATACTGCAACAGATTTTATATATAAAACGATAAATTATACGTCTCAATTTGACACTGATAGAAATGATGGAGTGATGTTCGAAAACTTTTTATCAGATTTAATTAATATATAAAATTAACCACAAAAATTATCCATTTTACAAATACCTACCAAGTATATAAAATTTAGGTATTTATAAAATGGATATAAGTATTAAATTATTGGTATTTCAATTGTTATCATTGCTCCACTAGTTTTTATAGAATTTTCAACATTTAAATTACCATTATGTTTTTGTATAATAGTATTTGCAATGTATAGACCCATACCATAATGAGATTTAGAGTTCCTACTCGAATCGCCTGTATAAAACTGTTCTGTAGCTTTTGATAAATCTTCCTTAGAAAAACCTCTTCCACAATCTGTAATTACAAATTTTAAATATCTTTGATTTACTAATACATCAAAATATAACTTACTTTGATTTGTTGAATAATCAATAGCATTTGAAATTATATTCATAATAGCTCTAAATAATAATTCTCTATCTATTGTTATATTCTTAGGTAAATCATCTTGCTTATAAAATTCCACATCTAAACTTTTTGTACTGGCCAGTGCTTCTATTTGCACCAAAACATCCTCTATAAATTTATCAATATTAATACTTTCTTTATTAATTGTATAACCTTTATCTGCTTTAGATATGTATATTAGAGTGTTAATATATTTTTCTATCTGAGTAACACCATTTGCTATATATTCCATATATTCTGATAGCTCAGGATTGTCATTTATTTCAATCAATAAGTCCGCATTTCCATGTATAATGGTTAATGGGGTCTTTATATCATGTGCTAATGCAGATATCTGTTCTTTTCGAGTTTCTTCCAGTCTCCACTGCTTTTCTAGAGAATCTTTTAATGCTAGCTTCATTTTTTCTATAGAAAAGAGAACATTATCAATTTCATAAATATCACTAGATTCTATTGTAAAATCTAAATCTTGCTGTTGTATTTTTTCTGTAGCATTTTTCAAAAGGTCCATTTTTGCATTAATTTTTTTACCAAAAGATTTTGATAGTATAACCACTTCAATAAAAAATGCTACAACAAAAATAATTATCCCTAATACTTCTGGCTTTGGCAAATATTTTCTTAAACCTGGAGAATTGAATTCTGATACTATATCATATCTTATTATACATACTTCATTTTGTCTAAAAAGTTTTATATAATTGTCTGACGAATGTCCACTTTTTACTTCAATACCTTTCATTAAATTCCAAGTTTTTTTTGCTTCTTCATTATTAAAAGTTCCCGAAGTCAATTTACCATCTAAAGTGTAGATTCCATAGTCACAAAAATCTGGTATTATATCTTTAGTTACTTTTTCACTTGAAATAATTTCATCTTTATATTTGTAGATTTGCTTTTCTGTATAATTGGATGGCAACACTACTCCTAATGATAATAACACAGAAAACAAAAATACTAAAAGAACTCCCAAAGTAATTGTTGTAACAAAGAATACAGACAAATATCTTACAAAAATAGTTCTTAACTTTACAACTTTTTTATTATTAGAATTTTTTTTCCGAAACATTCGTATCATATCCTCCAAACAGTTTAATTAACACCTAAGCAACTGTATATCTGATTATTTTTATCTCTTTTCTGTTATCAAATTATACTATAATATAATAATACAAATAATCTAAATAAACAATTAATTATTTTATTCTTCAGATTTCTTACCTTCCCATTTAGAAAACCAAATACATAAAATTACAAATGCAAAAATAGTTGCAAAGCCACAAATTAAACCTATTGACTGGAACTCTTGAATTGATTCAATTTCTTTAGAACTTGAAAAAGATGCCCAAACACTTACAAATCTAACACCCCATGCACAAGGAATATACTGCCATATACCATCTCCTAGTCCAGTTAGTAATAGTGCTGAAAGTAAAGTCTCCACTATACCTACCCCAATTGATGCTCCTTTTCCAAATCTCAAACTTAAGAATAAATGTAATATATATTCAAATAGATTACTTCCTGCTAAAATTAAAATTGAAATCATATAAAAACTTAGTGTAAAATGATTATTATTAAAAATAGTATCTATACCAAATTCAAAACCTAACACAGAAACTAATGTTGCTCCAAAACCAAGGCATATTAAAATTACATATTTACTTATAATTGTAAGGTATTTTGGATTAGATGATGTTAGTATATGCTTATAATTTCCTGAGTAATATTCTTGTTCAACGCACATTGAACACATAATACTTGATAATAAAGGAAAAGCTATAGCTATAACTTGTAAATATGCTACTATCTTTGATATACTATCATAACCTGAAATATTGTAATATCCTAAAAATAAGCCTATTCCTACTAATGCAATACAAAAGTGTATTAGTACTATGTAAGTTCTTTTTAGTTTTATCAAGTCAGAATTAAATAGTCTTATTAGTTGTGCCATATTATTTCACCTCTCTATTTTTAAACCAAGCACTTGTAGCTAAAGTAAATAATATAAATAAAGCAATAGATATTAATATACCTGGTAAAATGACATTAGGGCTTAAAAGTTCATTTCCTTCTGGTACAGGAAGTCCATTTGGTAAAATATGCAATATTGCAGCCATTAATCTTGATGGAATTGAATATGGAAATAAGCACCATGAACTTGTAGTTGAAAAAACAGCTACTCCAAATACAGTGAAAAACATATTTATTAAAACTGTAATAAACAAACCAAATTTTGAGGCTAAAAACATACAAAGTGGAATTTGCCACATAAATAGTAAGATAAGTACTATAGTTCCAATAATATTTTGATTTATTAAAATAGTTTTCTTATAAACTACTCCAATAAAAACTATCCCTATCATGAAAATAATTGAAGATATACAAAGTATAATGGTACAATAAAGTATTTTTCCAGTCCAGATATTTTTTTTGTCAACTGGCAATGACAATACACCTCGATACTTCTTTTTTTCATCTTTTTGTACTACTAAAGAACAAATCAAAGTTATTGCTCCTGGAAGAAACATAGTATACCACCAATTGTAAGCACCATTTTGTCCTCCACCTAGTCCAAAGCAGATAAGTATAGAAAATATTGGGGCTATCCAAGACAATCTCATTCCAAAAGTTCCTTTCATCTTTAGGAATTCTGCTCTAACAAATCTTTCCATGTTACTTACCTCTCTTTCTATTTTCAGCTACAACTTTCATAAAAAGTTCTTCTAAATTTTGTTCCCTTGATACTTCTCCTTGATACCCTATTACTCCATTAGAAATTATTCCAATTTCATCTACAACTTGCTCAACCTCAGATAAAATATGACTTGATAAAATAACTGTAATTCCTTGTTTTGGAAAAGAACGAATCAGTTCTCTAAGTTCCTCAATTCCAATAGGGTCAAGTCCATTTGTAGGCTCATCTAAGATTAAAAGTTTTGGGTGATTTAATAATGCAATAGCAATACCAAGACGTTGCTTCATACCCAGAGAAAACTGACCTGAACGCTTTTTAAAAGTATCTCTTAAATCAACAATCCCTAAAACTTCTTCAATGCGAGAGTCAGGAATACCAAGTAATGTAGTATGAACTTTTAAATTTTCTCTTGCTGTTAAATTCTCATATATAGCAGGTGATTCAATAAGAGACCCAATGTTTGCTAAATCTTTTCTAGTCCATCTATGACCTTCAAATAATATCTTCCCAGAAGTGGGGTTTAAGATTCCTGTTATCATTTTTAATAAAGTGGATTTCCCAGCTCCATTCGGCCCTAATAATCCATAAATAGAATTATGTTTAATTGCAATTGAAATATTATCAACTGCAACCTGCTCCTTAAACTTTTTAGAAACTCCTTTTACTTCCAAAATATAATTACTCATAATTTTCATCCTTTCTTTTGTCAAACTTATTTACAAGAATCATTCTAAATCATAAATATAAGGATTTTATAAGAATTAAAAAATTATAAAAAAATGATGTGCTTTTAAATAAAACACATCATTTCTTATGTTAACTCTATTAATTCTCCATTGTAGTATATCTCTACTTCTTCAATCCAAATACTATTATCATCTTCTTGAATGACATTTTTGATAATATTATTTATAGTATATATTATATTTTGTTCATTTAAATAATCATCTTTCCAAGAAACTCTCCCCTTTTCATCAGGTTCAACTAAGTTTATCTTAACTAGACTATCTTTTTCCTGAACTTCTACTTCCATATCTAAACCATTAAAATACTCATGTGATAAAGTATCTAAGATTAACTGTAGTTTTTCTTTTAATGTACTTTCTTCATCTATTTGTAAGTATTTTACTATCTTTTCATCCTTTGAAACTATCTCTATAGGTATTTTAGCTGTTCTTCTAGGATTAATTGTATCAGTTTCTTCTTTGATATCTTCACCTTTCTTTACAACTGCAGAATCTCTAGAATCAACCAATTCTACTTTGTCAACTTTATAATCCATACATGCTGTACTCAATAAAGTAGTAGCAATTATTAAAAAACTTACTGCTATTTTATTCATAAGTATCCCTCTCCCAATTCTATTTCGATACTTATTATACCATAGTATAGACTATATTTTTATACTTTTAGGTCAATTTATTAATTATAGTAATGAATTATTTACATTTCTAATTTATTTGAATTTATTTTTATAGTATACTCTTGTTCTAAATTCGACAAGTTTTCATTTAAAAGCCCTTTTATTTCTCTTATATTTTTATATGCGTTATGATTTTCTTCACTGTGTTCATATTCAATTGAACTATCATTGTATTCTTCTGACTCATCATTAATTTCTTCTATTCTTTCTTTAGATTTTATATCGCAATTAAACTTATACTTATTTACTGGTAGACTAAGACTTACTTTAGAATTTGGAACCTCTATATCTAAATTTTTAGCAATTGGAAAATCACAATATATGCTAAAGTTGTTATCGTAATGTGAATTTCTACCTATTTTTTCTTTTATATTTATATTTTCAGGTATATATTGTTCTACATTATTGACAAATATGTCTTCATATTCTGAAGATATATCTAATGATTCTGTTTCTATATTTACGTTTTTAACACCTAAGACTGATTTTGTAGATAATTCAAGATTATTGCTAGATATTAAGTTTAATGTATCTAACTTATTTATATTATTTTCAGTTATAACTCTCTCAAATCTTCCATAAGAAGTCTTATATGTTATATTGCTTGAAGCTACATTATCATATACTAATAAAGATGAATCTACACTTGATACATTTATATCTACATTATTTGGTACATAGATTACTATTTCCCTATAATCTCCTGAAAACATATTATTTATAGATGTATTGAATAATTGGTCAAAATTTTTAATTTTTTTAACACGATTTTCATATTTTCTTTCACCTTTTACAACTAATGTCTTATCCTTTAAAGTTACATTATATTTGTAAAATTCATTGTTTCCTCTTGTTGTCACACGTACATCTTCACTTGAATGTCTCTTTATCGTAACATTTATATTGCCAACAGATACATCTAACTTGTCAATATTTACTTTTTCTTGATAAAGTTTATTTTCCTTTTTGAATTCAGCTTCTTTTTCGAGTCCAAAGTTTATTAAGCTTGGCATAACTAAAATCCCTGACCATGTTGTTCCAATTATACCTATTACCAATAAAACCGCAGCAAATATGGCAAGTTTCTTATTCATGTTTATCTTCTCCTTTCTTATCATCTATTTCTTCAAAATCTTTATACATTGCCTCAAAATTTATACTATCATCGTTGTAATTATCAGATTCCTTTATATTCTCTTCTTTTTCTATATTACAATAATCATCATATAAATCTTCATTACTATCTTTATTTAAATCTTTCTCACTTAAAGTATCCTTATTTCTTTTTTCCATCTTTTTATTTGCATTTATATAAATGTTTTTTCTCTTTATCCAATTTATATAACTGCCTAACAATTGTTTACCTAACTTTATAACAAACAGTAAAATTTGCCATGCCAGTATCTCTAAACCTATAAATGCTATAGTCGCAAATATACAAAACATTGTAACATCTGGAACCATTGAAATAAATTTAATCACAAATGGAATTGATATGACAAAAGCAATCAATGTACATACTAACCCAATAGCAACTGAAATAATAGCACATACAAATGCAAATGCTGGAATAATCAATAATAAGGATAAAAATACTAATAAAATCTTTATAGCTTCTCTAGATACTCCTCCGACACCTTCTTCTATACTTGGAGTAAGCTTATCATTTACTCTTTCTTTCGATTTATTGTACTTTTCTTTAGCTTCATCTTTTAAAATAGAATAACCCTTTTTCATATCTAACTTGAATTTACTAAACTTATCATTTAAAATATCTGTGTTTATTATTTTTTCATCTTCAATGTTTTTTTCTTTTGTCTGTAGAATAAGTTCTCTTGCTATAGATTTTGGTGAACCAAGTGATGCTATTATTTCCATATCACTCTTTCCCTCTATAATCCCATCTACAAAATATTCTTCATAATCTCTCAATATATCATTAACTTCGCTCTCAGAAAAATCCTTTTTTAGATAATCCTTTAAAATTTCCAGAAACTCAGTTTTATTCAAGTTCATTACCTCCCTCATCTTCACTTATTAAAATCTCAACAGCTTTTACAAATTCTCTCCACTCTTCCATCAGATTGGATAAGTTTTCTTTTCCTAGTGAAGTTATTCTATAGTATTTTCTAGCAGGACCCTCATTAGATTCTAGTATATACGTTTCAAAATACAAATCTTTTGTCAGTCTTCTTAGAATAGGATATATCGTTCCTTCATTTACATCTATTACTTTGGAAATATTATGTACTATTTCATATCCATACATATCTTTTTTAGATATTAGAGCAAGTACACAAATTTCTAAGACACCCTTTCTAAATTGTGTGTTCATATACTCCATCCTTTCTTTAAATACACAGTATTGTGTTTTACAAGGTACTATGTTAAAACTTCTTATGTTTTTATAATAACACAGTACTATGTTTTACACAATAGTTATTTTTTAATATTATTATTGATTAAATTCTTATGTAAATGTATAATACTCTAATCAGATATATTTTATGAAAGTGGTGATAAATTGTCTAAAACAAAAGAAGATAAAACTATATTAATCTTAACAGCTCAATTTGGTGCTGGTCATATAAGTGCTGCAAAAGCAGTTAAAGAATGTATCATGGAAAAATATAGTAATTACAATGTTGTTATACAAAACTTTATAAATGCAAGTATACCTATGATGAATAAGCCTATGGTGAAGCTTTATGAAAACAATACAAAATATACTCCTGGATTATATAATTATTATTATTATTTTAAGAAATCGTTTGACTCAAGACATGATTTCTCTCATAAATTATATACACCTAAACTTTCTGAGTATATTTCTGATATAAATCCAGATTTGATTATCTCTACATTTCCACTAGCTGCTGCTTGTGTAAATAATTTCAAGATAAAAAACCCTGATATAAATATACCAACATTGACAGTTATCACAGATGTTGTAGACAGTATGGAATGGGTTTTTGAAAATACAGATTTATATTTTGTTCCATCTCCAGAGATAAAAAATAGATTTTTTCAAAAAGGAATAAGTCCAGATTCCATAAAAGTTACTGGTGTTCCTGTAGATAAGAGATTCCAGATTGAAAGTAAAGAACCTTGTTGTGGAAAATATAGGCTATTGCTTTTGGGTGGAGGAAGAGGTCTATTTGATATAGATGAGGATTTTATGCATTGGATAGATGACTTCATTGAAGAACATATTAATTCCATAGAGATTACAATAGTTACAGGTAAAAATAAAAAACTATATGATAATTTAACTCATAAAAAACCTCTAAAAAATATAAAAGTACTTGGATTTGTAAATGATATGTACAATCTGATAAAAGAATGTGACTTAATGTTGACTAAACCTGGAGGAGCAACTATATTTGAAGCAATCCAGTCTCAAACTCCAGTACTTGTTAAAATGCCAAAAGTTGGTCAAGAAATTGAAAATGCTAAATTTATAATAGATAAAGGACTTGGAATGATTTATAGTGATGACTTAGACCTAAAAAATATATTTTATAAGTTAGTATCAAATGAGTTTGATTCTATAATAAATTTTATGAAAAAGAATCTAGAAGAATTTAAAACAGTCATTCATCCAGATGAAATTGCTGATTATATATCAGAATTAATAGATAATCAATATAATTAATTTTATTGTAAAACTTAAAATCCAAAATTCAAGGCAATTGAGTATGGTTTTTACATTTGAGATTTAACTCAAAATGATTTAACCATACTTAATTGCCTTTATAACATCAAAATCAAATTATTACTATTTTATTTTAATATATATTTTTCTTGTATTGCATATATAATTGTTGTATTTCTTCCATGCTTCTCTTTAGTTCTATTTGTAAATCCGAAGCAGTTTGATAATCTTTATTTTCTACAGCCTCTCTTACTCTAGTAAATAGTGATTCTCTAGTTAAAGTATCTTTCATAATATTAAACTTTAAGTCTGATATTGAATTCCAAACTACTTCATCAAGTGCATCCATATTTTCTT
This region includes:
- a CDS encoding cold-shock protein, which encodes MKTGVVKWFNNEKGFGFISVEGEGDVFVHFSAITGDGYKSLEEGQSVEFEVVDGAKGPQAANVVRL
- a CDS encoding lantibiotic immunity ABC transporter MutG family permease subunit; translation: MAQLIRLFNSDLIKLKRTYIVLIHFCIALVGIGLFLGYYNISGYDSISKIVAYLQVIAIAFPLLSSIMCSMCVEQEYYSGNYKHILTSSNPKYLTIISKYVILICLGFGATLVSVLGFEFGIDTIFNNNHFTLSFYMISILILAGSNLFEYILHLFLSLRFGKGASIGVGIVETLLSALLLTGLGDGIWQYIPCAWGVRFVSVWASFSSSKEIESIQEFQSIGLICGFATIFAFVILCIWFSKWEGKKSEE
- a CDS encoding pyridoxamine kinase — encoded protein: MQKKVAAINDLSGIGKCSLSVAIPILSALKVQCCPFPTAILSSQTGYPEFTFLDCTDEMVKYSTVWKNLKVNFDSIYSGFLGSKHQIEIVANFINDYPNAFIVVDPVMGDNGIMYPIFTEEMRHEIKELVRHSDLTTPNLTEACFLTGNDYTKKDYNRDELINIAKSVSSLGPSKVVITGILEDDNILNLAYDRDTDHIFFTSVKYNNCSYSGTGDIFTSILCGMLVNNHDLGIAVNTATDFIYKTINYTSQFDTDRNDGVMFENFLSDLINI
- a CDS encoding HAMP domain-containing histidine kinase, producing MFRKKNSNNKKVVKLRTIFVRYLSVFFVTTITLGVLLVFLFSVLLSLGVVLPSNYTEKQIYKYKDEIISSEKVTKDIIPDFCDYGIYTLDGKLTSGTFNNEEAKKTWNLMKGIEVKSGHSSDNYIKLFRQNEVCIIRYDIVSEFNSPGLRKYLPKPEVLGIIIFVVAFFIEVVILSKSFGKKINAKMDLLKNATEKIQQQDLDFTIESSDIYEIDNVLFSIEKMKLALKDSLEKQWRLEETRKEQISALAHDIKTPLTIIHGNADLLIEINDNPELSEYMEYIANGVTQIEKYINTLIYISKADKGYTINKESINIDKFIEDVLVQIEALASTKSLDVEFYKQDDLPKNITIDRELLFRAIMNIISNAIDYSTNQSKLYFDVLVNQRYLKFVITDCGRGFSKEDLSKATEQFYTGDSSRNSKSHYGMGLYIANTIIQKHNGNLNVENSIKTSGAMITIEIPII
- a CDS encoding lantibiotic protection ABC transporter ATP-binding protein — protein: MSNYILEVKGVSKKFKEQVAVDNISIAIKHNSIYGLLGPNGAGKSTLLKMITGILNPTSGKILFEGHRWTRKDLANIGSLIESPAIYENLTARENLKVHTTLLGIPDSRIEEVLGIVDLRDTFKKRSGQFSLGMKQRLGIAIALLNHPKLLILDEPTNGLDPIGIEELRELIRSFPKQGITVILSSHILSEVEQVVDEIGIISNGVIGYQGEVSREQNLEELFMKVVAENRKRGK
- a CDS encoding peptidylprolyl isomerase, with translation MEKKVLVTVGEKEITNIDIENALKSLDPYQAMQFKTEEGKKHLLNDLVNQELFFLDAKDEKLDEEEVFKLEMKKIEANVLKQFAINKVLSSVDVTEDEKVKFFEANKSSFSKPESATAKHILVDSDEKAKEILAQIKSEEISFEDAAVKHSSCPSKDMGGDLGTFGRGQMVPEFEEAVFSMAKGEVSEPVKTQFGYHIIKLEDLQESTESTFDEVKDEVEKSLLYQKQNEVYGNKINSLNAKYGNLVKYND
- a CDS encoding amidase domain-containing protein; its protein translation is MGGVALKILKNKNKYIKGIMAFVFLSLATTAGVFLINDLSMKNMKEKVIESATVEGDDVKDQYKLLLENLFDYRNKAILEKNENILKGLYETEKKFGLWAYENEVKKMKYLENWSSKQGVKFKDIKTRVKVKKIKEKEKDLYGIICSVSTEYKYSYENQKDKENVFRIGTYHYLNVKIIDNQYVITKEWYTDPFADSLNLENIKSDDIRSYIGQQNAVELQLTEEQKKAIDYAHKYCGAAADEEHGMKFNPNYRDYNPEGGDCANFASQIMFESGKFKKNSIWNYSERAGTKAWVNAQAFKNYALYSGRGSLIAKGSYEDVYKEAYNLRPGDFVGYEKKGRITHVSTVTGLDSRGYPLVTCHNTDRMLVPWDLGWSDKSIRFHIIKINY
- a CDS encoding lantibiotic immunity ABC transporter MutE/EpiE family permease subunit, with the protein product MERFVRAEFLKMKGTFGMRLSWIAPIFSILICFGLGGGQNGAYNWWYTMFLPGAITLICSLVVQKDEKKKYRGVLSLPVDKKNIWTGKILYCTIILCISSIIFMIGIVFIGVVYKKTILINQNIIGTIVLILLFMWQIPLCMFLASKFGLFITVLINMFFTVFGVAVFSTTSSWCLFPYSIPSRLMAAILHILPNGLPVPEGNELLSPNVILPGILISIALFILFTLATSAWFKNREVK
- a CDS encoding CBS domain-containing protein; amino-acid sequence: MNILFFLTPKSEVAYIYEDYTIRQALEKMEYHKYSAIPIISKEGKYIGTITEGDFLWTLKNDLNLDLKGLEDVPVTDINRKMDNSPVSINADIEDLVIKSLNQNFIPVIDDQDTFIGIIKRRDVIGYCYEIIRGYKNLADDN